A window from Candidatus Rickettsiella viridis encodes these proteins:
- a CDS encoding cytidine deaminase produces MKKYIHEMVLLAKEAALNAYVPFCKFNIGACIRTIEGKLFNGCNWENAATPLSQCAETSALSAMLTAGYKNISDIVLVTPKLVCMPCGACRQRLIQFSDSETNFYSYNMDNEQLKAIKLNELLPDKFTWELS; encoded by the coding sequence ATGAAAAAATATATACATGAAATGGTTTTATTGGCTAAAGAAGCAGCGCTTAATGCTTATGTGCCTTTTTGTAAATTTAATATTGGAGCGTGCATAAGAACCATCGAAGGCAAATTATTTAATGGTTGTAATTGGGAAAATGCTGCTACACCGCTTAGTCAATGTGCTGAAACTTCGGCACTTAGTGCCATGCTAACGGCAGGTTATAAAAATATATCTGATATTGTTTTAGTTACCCCTAAGTTAGTTTGTATGCCTTGTGGTGCCTGTAGGCAGCGTTTAATCCAGTTTTCTGACTCAGAAACCAATTTTTACTCTTATAATATGGACAATGAGCAATTGAAAGCTATAAAGTTGAATGAGCTTTTACCCGATAAATTTACTTGGGAGCTTTCTTAA
- a CDS encoding alpha/beta hydrolase translates to MPLNYTISEHRKFILSLQQKEKRIAAKNVIISPLFFSLENNNRLTAFIYRPFRLASNKLYPTVLHIRGTGYNADARYYAYITCSHLAEKSSCQVIDLDHRLAPEYPCPIGFNDVYASIKSIIKNSEQLKIDPEKIAISGYSSGGNFAALAAIQAKTDKLPISLQLLISPITDLSRNLKKYSNFEKKDSFPLSLAQWFITLYLQQGASNPKSPLISPYWSNDLTNLPPTYFLCGEFDRFRSDSEGYRNKLAKAHVWTHMSVFKKENHSFFWHNIRVIETMATQLRMSFNLFSIPRSITQKRISEKQEKSPDLKKSNHI, encoded by the coding sequence ATGCCTTTGAACTACACTATTAGTGAACATCGTAAATTCATTTTAAGTTTACAACAAAAAGAAAAAAGGATCGCGGCTAAAAATGTAATAATTTCGCCACTTTTTTTTTCATTAGAAAATAACAATAGACTTACAGCTTTTATTTACAGACCTTTTCGCTTAGCGAGCAATAAGCTCTATCCTACAGTATTACATATTCGAGGCACGGGTTATAATGCAGACGCACGGTATTATGCTTATATAACTTGTAGCCATCTAGCCGAAAAATCTAGTTGTCAAGTTATTGATCTTGACCATAGATTGGCTCCAGAGTATCCATGCCCAATTGGATTTAATGACGTCTATGCTAGCATTAAATCTATTATTAAAAACTCAGAACAATTAAAAATTGATCCTGAAAAAATAGCTATTTCAGGATATAGCTCTGGTGGAAATTTTGCTGCACTAGCAGCTATTCAAGCAAAAACAGATAAACTCCCAATATCTTTACAACTATTAATTTCTCCTATAACAGATTTATCTCGCAACCTAAAAAAATATTCAAATTTTGAAAAAAAAGATAGTTTTCCTTTATCACTAGCACAATGGTTTATAACGCTCTATTTACAACAAGGTGCTTCTAACCCTAAAAGCCCTCTAATATCCCCTTATTGGTCAAATGATTTGACCAATTTACCACCTACTTACTTTTTATGTGGAGAATTTGATCGTTTTAGAAGTGATAGTGAAGGTTATAGAAATAAATTAGCAAAAGCTCATGTATGGACACATATGTCTGTATTTAAAAAAGAAAATCATTCTTTTTTTTGGCATAATATTCGAGTTATAGAAACAATGGCAACTCAATTGCGTATGAGCTTTAATTTATTTTCTATACCAAGATCAATAACTCAAAAACGAATAAGTGAAAAGCAAGAAAAATCACCTGACTTAAAAAAAAGCAACCACATATAG
- a CDS encoding Dabb family protein: protein MLQLSKPLPIDKLQTNHIVFLPFKENCSDLVITEAFSLLKNLFDTLCGISSFQYGKCADLSLDKNYIFEMAFTDCVARDHYLTHDTHIKAAEFIIPLLKNGKQSIIAFDYLKHKKFLDIHRSQFFKSATVTHTANDPCPLDEGVIYKK from the coding sequence TTGTTACAACTCTCTAAACCTCTTCCAATCGATAAATTACAAACCAATCACATAGTTTTTTTACCATTTAAAGAAAATTGCAGCGACTTAGTGATCACTGAAGCGTTTTCTCTTCTAAAAAATTTATTTGATACCTTATGCGGTATTTCTTCATTTCAGTATGGAAAATGTGCTGATTTGTCTTTGGACAAAAATTATATTTTTGAAATGGCATTTACAGACTGCGTTGCCAGAGATCATTACTTAACACACGACACACATATTAAAGCGGCTGAATTTATTATACCGTTACTCAAAAATGGGAAACAATCGATTATTGCGTTTGATTATCTTAAACACAAAAAATTCCTCGATATACATAGAAGTCAATTTTTCAAATCTGCGACAGTAACCCACACAGCTAATGATCCCTGTCCATTAGATGAAGGGGTTATCTATAAAAAATAA
- a CDS encoding ATP-binding protein: MQNLNKSELLNIIENQQLEIKKLKNKYKKEIYTLNFILKNLPGSVYWKNKEGVYLGQNSYAKKLMHKLGFSEVVFGKTDYDLFTKVVADNFRETDLAVLSGKNLTMEEVVTLPSGKKRIFLSSKIPLPDRSKNIVGILGISIDITKRKQAEDALKLAKEKAETANQAKTEFLENMRHDIRTPISGIVGNAHLIQMQPDIPKKVTKFVDDLVQSSDALLEFLDRILESIKAESGEIPVLEHKFELKEALKQIVRLNKSQALVKGLELNLVYDQTIPSYLMGDSVRIQKIILELLTNALKYSDKGQITVSARLMKDKKREAIVELRVSDTGMGIPKDKHAEVYKRFTRLMPSYQGIPGTGLGLSTVKQFIEDLHGEIHIESDLGKGTTFICLIPLQKPLLMDDANVAELKGNVVLPKISVVTKPLTSEAAISANGNGSCVLIVEDTEVAVRVAQNVLSALGCRTEVAPDGKTALEKIEKNHYDLVLMDMGLPDGDGCDVTRRIRLQKKQPNPSVPIIGLTAHVEDAKKQLCLETGMNAVFNKPLTLKKAAEILAFTSHQQPQQIAIHNEPAEPVKATPIQDLPILDIKKAIETLGKKETVKDCLDLLASELSKELEEIKQYHNNSDWPAIRNLAHKWKGGAGYCGASRLEQVCKEIGSALKAESPEKFEILYQTLLQVAEETKEAAMKALIVE, from the coding sequence ATGCAAAACCTCAATAAATCGGAATTACTTAATATTATTGAAAACCAACAACTGGAAATAAAAAAACTTAAAAATAAATATAAAAAAGAAATTTACACATTAAATTTTATTTTAAAGAATTTACCAGGAAGTGTTTATTGGAAAAATAAAGAAGGCGTTTATTTGGGGCAGAATAGTTATGCAAAAAAACTTATGCATAAACTTGGATTTAGTGAGGTTGTTTTTGGAAAAACAGATTATGATCTATTTACTAAAGTAGTGGCAGATAACTTTAGAGAAACAGATTTAGCTGTGTTATCGGGAAAGAATTTAACAATGGAGGAAGTAGTTACTTTGCCTAGTGGCAAAAAAAGAATTTTTTTATCCTCAAAAATTCCATTACCAGATAGGTCTAAAAATATAGTGGGTATTTTAGGCATATCAATCGACATTACTAAGAGAAAACAGGCTGAAGATGCTTTGAAGTTAGCTAAAGAGAAAGCAGAAACCGCGAATCAAGCCAAGACCGAATTTCTCGAAAACATGCGCCATGATATTCGGACGCCCATAAGCGGTATTGTTGGTAATGCGCATCTAATTCAAATGCAACCCGATATTCCAAAGAAAGTTACTAAATTTGTTGATGATCTGGTGCAATCGAGCGACGCTTTATTGGAGTTTTTGGATAGAATTTTGGAAAGTATTAAGGCGGAAAGTGGTGAAATTCCCGTTTTGGAACATAAATTTGAGTTAAAAGAAGCATTAAAACAAATTGTACGTCTCAATAAATCGCAAGCATTGGTAAAAGGCTTAGAATTAAATTTAGTCTATGATCAGACGATTCCAAGTTATTTGATGGGCGATTCTGTCCGTATACAAAAGATTATACTGGAGTTATTGACTAACGCCTTAAAATATAGTGATAAAGGTCAAATTACAGTCAGCGCACGTTTAATGAAAGATAAAAAACGTGAAGCCATTGTTGAATTACGTGTCAGTGATACAGGCATGGGTATTCCTAAAGATAAACATGCTGAGGTTTATAAACGCTTTACTCGCTTGATGCCTTCTTATCAGGGTATTCCAGGTACGGGCTTAGGACTTTCAACGGTTAAACAATTTATCGAAGACTTACATGGTGAAATTCATATTGAGAGTGATCTAGGAAAGGGTACGACATTTATTTGTTTGATTCCTTTGCAAAAACCATTATTAATGGATGACGCCAATGTAGCCGAGTTAAAAGGAAACGTTGTTTTACCAAAAATAAGCGTGGTTACTAAACCTTTAACTTCTGAAGCGGCTATTTCTGCTAATGGAAATGGAAGTTGTGTTTTAATTGTTGAAGATACTGAAGTAGCGGTAAGGGTGGCACAAAACGTGCTATCAGCGCTGGGCTGTCGGACAGAGGTTGCTCCCGATGGGAAAACAGCTTTAGAAAAAATAGAAAAAAATCATTATGATCTTGTTTTAATGGATATGGGGTTGCCTGATGGAGATGGTTGTGACGTAACACGACGTATTCGATTACAGAAAAAGCAACCGAATCCCTCAGTGCCGATTATTGGCTTAACAGCACATGTTGAAGATGCAAAAAAACAGCTTTGCCTTGAAACTGGAATGAATGCTGTATTTAATAAACCGCTGACACTGAAAAAAGCCGCTGAGATATTAGCTTTTACTTCACATCAACAGCCACAACAAATAGCTATACATAATGAACCCGCTGAGCCTGTAAAGGCTACTCCTATTCAGGATCTTCCTATTTTAGATATTAAAAAAGCGATTGAAACTTTAGGTAAGAAAGAAACTGTTAAAGATTGTTTAGATTTACTGGCAAGTGAACTGAGTAAAGAGTTGGAAGAGATCAAACAGTATCATAATAATAGTGATTGGCCAGCGATTAGAAACCTAGCGCATAAATGGAAGGGTGGGGCAGGCTACTGTGGCGCGAGTCGCTTAGAACAAGTTTGCAAAGAAATAGGATCGGCATTAAAAGCAGAATCGCCTGAAAAGTTTGAAATACTTTATCAAACGTTACTTCAAGTTGCAGAGGAAACTAAAGAAGCGGCTATGAAAGCTCTTATTGTTGAGTAG
- the radA gene encoding DNA repair protein RadA: MSKSKRVYSCQSCGGQFLQWSGQCGECQAWNSLLEETRITTSPANVSPRLSGYTATNDQKIRSLDSIQLDEVKRFSSTIKELDRVLGGGIVPGSVILMGGDPGIGKSTLLLQSLCQLSQQQAVLYITGEESLQQVALRARRLDLPQEKLRLLTETRIESILAHALKEKPQVLVVDSIQTMYTELLQSSPGSVGQVRESAMQLTRLAKQAGIALFLVGHVTKDGVLAGPRVLEHMVDTVLYFEGETDSRHRLIRSVKNRFGAVNELGVFVMTEKGLREVNNPSAMLLSRSDDCVPGSLVTATWQGSRPLLVEVQALVDTSHLGNPRRVTVGLDNNRLAMLLAVLHRHAGVATYDQDVFINVVGGVRLLETSADLPILLAALSSLRNKAIPHDWIAFGEVGLSGEIRPVPNGQERLRDAAKHGFKSAIVPKANISKQTIAGMTIFPVSQLSEAIEIAKQATEVLSV, encoded by the coding sequence ATGTCTAAGTCGAAGCGGGTCTATAGTTGCCAATCCTGTGGTGGCCAATTTTTACAATGGTCAGGCCAATGTGGCGAATGTCAGGCATGGAATAGTTTGTTAGAAGAGACACGCATTACCACTTCACCAGCCAACGTTTCACCTCGTTTAAGCGGCTATACAGCGACCAATGATCAAAAAATAAGATCGTTAGACTCTATTCAGCTTGATGAGGTTAAACGTTTTTCGTCGACTATTAAAGAATTAGATAGAGTATTAGGTGGCGGTATTGTACCGGGTTCCGTGATATTGATGGGAGGCGATCCCGGGATTGGAAAATCCACTTTATTATTACAAAGTTTGTGCCAATTAAGTCAGCAGCAGGCTGTTTTGTATATTACGGGTGAAGAATCACTGCAACAAGTGGCCTTGCGTGCAAGACGTTTAGATTTACCCCAAGAAAAATTACGGCTATTAACAGAAACACGTATAGAAAGTATTTTAGCGCACGCACTGAAAGAAAAACCGCAAGTGTTGGTCGTTGATTCTATTCAAACCATGTATACCGAATTATTGCAATCTTCGCCGGGTTCAGTCGGACAAGTCAGAGAAAGTGCCATGCAGTTAACACGCTTAGCAAAACAAGCGGGTATTGCTTTATTTTTAGTGGGACATGTGACTAAAGATGGCGTGCTGGCAGGTCCTCGTGTTTTAGAGCATATGGTAGACACCGTCTTATATTTTGAGGGTGAAACCGATAGTCGTCATCGTTTAATTCGTTCTGTTAAAAATCGTTTTGGTGCTGTTAATGAATTGGGTGTTTTCGTGATGACCGAAAAAGGTTTGCGTGAAGTAAACAACCCGTCTGCCATGCTTTTGTCGCGATCCGATGATTGTGTGCCTGGCAGTTTAGTGACAGCCACTTGGCAAGGGAGTCGTCCGTTACTGGTAGAAGTTCAAGCCTTAGTGGATACTAGTCATTTAGGCAATCCACGTCGAGTCACCGTGGGTTTAGATAATAATCGTTTAGCCATGTTATTAGCCGTGTTGCATCGTCACGCGGGTGTAGCGACCTATGATCAAGATGTTTTTATTAATGTGGTGGGTGGTGTACGTTTGTTAGAAACTAGTGCAGATTTACCCATTTTATTAGCTGCTTTGTCAAGTTTGCGCAATAAAGCTATTCCGCACGATTGGATTGCTTTTGGTGAAGTCGGTTTATCGGGTGAAATTCGCCCAGTGCCTAATGGACAAGAACGTTTACGCGATGCGGCTAAACACGGTTTTAAATCGGCGATTGTTCCCAAAGCGAATATCAGCAAGCAAACGATTGCAGGGATGACTATTTTTCCTGTTTCGCAATTATCCGAGGCGATAGAAATAGCAAAGCAAGCAACTGAAGTGCTAAGTGTTTAA
- the gmhB gene encoding D-glycero-beta-D-manno-heptose 1,7-bisphosphate 7-phosphatase: protein MARELKFIILDRDGVINEESAEYIKSSAEWRPIPGSLEAISLLSQAGYTIVVATNQSGVGRGYYTEEDLAEIHQKMIACAKAQGGVIDKVFYCPHRSDEHCSCRKPASGLFEQIAAAYKIDLSGVVSIGDSLRDIQAAEKLACKPILVLTGNGEETLKNNPELHGKIPVFPNLLTAAQTLLKERENV, encoded by the coding sequence ATGGCTAGGGAATTGAAGTTTATTATTCTAGACCGGGATGGTGTGATTAACGAAGAATCCGCTGAATATATTAAATCATCTGCTGAATGGAGGCCTATTCCCGGTAGTTTAGAGGCTATTTCCTTGTTGAGCCAGGCGGGTTATACCATTGTGGTGGCTACCAATCAATCGGGTGTGGGCCGAGGTTACTATACGGAGGAGGACTTGGCGGAAATACATCAAAAAATGATAGCTTGCGCCAAAGCACAGGGGGGGGTGATTGATAAGGTTTTTTATTGCCCTCACCGTTCGGATGAGCACTGTTCTTGCCGTAAACCAGCCAGTGGTTTATTTGAGCAGATTGCAGCCGCTTATAAAATAGATTTAAGCGGCGTGGTCTCCATTGGCGATTCTCTGCGTGATATTCAAGCGGCTGAAAAGCTCGCTTGTAAACCCATCTTAGTATTAACCGGAAATGGTGAAGAAACCTTAAAAAATAACCCGGAGCTCCATGGTAAAATTCCTGTTTTCCCTAATTTATTAACGGCTGCACAAACGCTGTTAAAGGAACGTGAAAATGTCTAA
- a CDS encoding class I SAM-dependent methyltransferase → MYNPKNLIELYSGNDLATLFKGDFINFGYWKNVPTVISEYDVVEANKNLYHQVFQRLSLNAQDKILEIGSGHGGGCALLSSSHSIKFITGLDYLAAHTEHSQKKHSSLVKLGKLQFLQGAAESIPMPDSSINKIYTIEAFQHFNARHAIPEFYRVLSPNGKLVISTLFAKNKSCFEELLTLIPRPALLSDSSDGEIAALPEVLNLLEKYSFQNIKLENISQYVWLGYDTWVKQNDPSIWDMNWKIANEKGLLDYYIITANIKNKYKKF, encoded by the coding sequence ATGTATAATCCAAAAAACCTTATAGAACTTTATTCTGGAAATGATTTAGCTACCTTATTTAAAGGTGACTTTATTAACTTTGGTTACTGGAAAAATGTTCCAACTGTTATATCTGAATACGATGTCGTTGAGGCAAATAAAAATCTTTATCATCAAGTTTTTCAACGATTATCATTAAATGCTCAAGATAAAATTTTAGAAATAGGTTCTGGCCACGGTGGGGGGTGCGCTCTACTATCTTCATCTCATTCTATAAAATTTATAACTGGATTAGATTATTTAGCGGCTCATACAGAACATTCACAAAAAAAGCACTCCTCTCTAGTTAAATTAGGGAAATTACAGTTTTTACAAGGTGCTGCTGAATCTATTCCAATGCCAGATTCAAGTATCAATAAAATTTATACTATAGAAGCATTTCAGCACTTTAATGCTCGGCATGCTATTCCTGAATTCTACAGGGTTTTATCACCTAACGGTAAACTCGTTATTTCTACACTGTTTGCTAAAAATAAAAGCTGTTTTGAAGAGTTACTCACTCTCATACCAAGGCCTGCGCTCCTATCGGATAGTAGTGATGGAGAAATAGCTGCATTACCTGAAGTTTTAAATTTATTAGAAAAATATTCATTTCAAAATATAAAATTAGAAAATATTAGTCAATATGTCTGGTTGGGATATGATACTTGGGTAAAACAAAATGATCCCAGCATTTGGGACATGAATTGGAAAATTGCTAACGAAAAAGGATTACTTGATTATTATATAATAACTGCAAACATAAAAAATAAATATAAGAAATTTTAA
- a CDS encoding FAD-dependent monooxygenase: MIIDIPQDYDVVIVGAGTAGLTLACGLINQGLRLAIIDKDSESKAPAIRLASVPAYERGDRVSAITQGSQQILENYQVWQRLAKTTLSPFECMEVWEEGSASQLIFDAAETGQPCLGTILYNQVLQTALLTQAKTASEVDWFFSESLSAIQRGPSSILLSLASGQSITTQLLVGADGAQSCVRQLAGIAHSERDYQQEALVATVRTVLAHEKTARQIFLPTGPLAFLPLADSNLSSIVWSTTPEEAKRLKALSEIDFNSALAHAFEQRLGAVEWSSARLNFALKTQHCEQYIKSGIALIGDAAHTIHPLAGQGANLGIADAYCLANTILAAHQKQRALGALYSLRRYERERRFYHRVMGAGIDLIKQTFATKSSFLVNTRQVGLSFIEKTPWLKNYFMRFAMGIPRAETTKLML, translated from the coding sequence ATGATTATCGATATTCCTCAAGATTATGATGTCGTTATTGTAGGAGCAGGCACGGCCGGGCTTACTTTGGCGTGTGGTTTAATCAATCAGGGTTTGCGATTGGCCATCATTGATAAGGATAGCGAATCAAAAGCGCCTGCCATTCGACTAGCTAGTGTACCCGCCTACGAACGGGGCGATCGGGTGAGTGCTATCACGCAGGGCTCACAGCAAATTCTTGAAAACTACCAGGTTTGGCAAAGACTGGCTAAAACCACACTTTCACCTTTTGAGTGTATGGAAGTATGGGAAGAAGGATCAGCATCACAACTTATTTTTGATGCGGCTGAAACAGGGCAGCCATGCTTGGGTACCATTCTCTATAATCAAGTATTACAAACGGCGTTGCTTACACAAGCCAAAACCGCGAGTGAGGTGGACTGGTTTTTTTCTGAATCATTAAGCGCGATTCAACGTGGACCATCATCGATTTTATTATCATTAGCCTCAGGGCAATCCATCACGACTCAACTGCTGGTAGGTGCCGATGGTGCTCAGTCTTGTGTTCGTCAATTAGCGGGGATCGCACACAGTGAACGTGATTATCAGCAAGAAGCGCTGGTCGCAACCGTACGAACTGTATTAGCGCATGAAAAAACAGCGAGACAAATTTTTTTGCCTACTGGGCCGCTTGCTTTTCTGCCGCTAGCAGATTCCAATTTGTCCTCTATTGTTTGGTCAACCACGCCAGAAGAAGCTAAAAGACTAAAAGCACTTTCTGAAATTGATTTTAATTCAGCCTTAGCGCATGCGTTTGAGCAACGTTTAGGGGCCGTTGAATGGAGTAGTGCGCGTTTGAATTTTGCACTCAAAACACAACACTGTGAGCAGTATATAAAGTCTGGTATTGCCTTGATAGGTGATGCGGCACATACCATTCATCCGCTAGCAGGACAAGGCGCTAATTTAGGTATTGCTGATGCGTATTGTTTAGCAAACACTATTTTAGCTGCTCATCAAAAACAACGCGCTTTAGGTGCTTTATATAGCTTACGTCGCTATGAAAGAGAGCGTCGTTTTTATCATCGTGTGATGGGTGCCGGAATCGATCTGATTAAGCAGACCTTTGCGACAAAAAGTTCTTTTTTAGTGAATACACGTCAGGTTGGATTAAGCTTTATAGAAAAGACCCCGTGGCTAAAAAATTATTTCATGCGTTTTGCCATGGGCATTCCTCGCGCCGAGACTACAAAATTAATGCTTTAG
- a CDS encoding DMT family transporter — MSVLLMAISYAIGNLLNQRMLSGKIKLAFYANIYHQHWASLIFLILASLCFESLPSKILLLHTPLLWVASIYMGLFSTALAWIIYYHLIREWDAVRASAVMYIVPIMAILWDFIFFHNRPQWTEGLGIITILLGVILIQLPKNRRLQPTP; from the coding sequence ATGTCTGTACTGTTGATGGCGATTAGCTATGCGATAGGAAATTTACTCAATCAACGTATGTTATCTGGCAAGATCAAATTAGCTTTTTATGCCAATATCTATCATCAACATTGGGCCAGCTTAATTTTTTTAATACTGGCTTCGCTTTGCTTTGAAAGTTTACCTAGCAAAATCTTGCTACTGCATACGCCTTTACTCTGGGTAGCCAGCATTTATATGGGTTTATTTTCTACCGCCTTAGCCTGGATTATTTACTACCATCTGATTCGAGAATGGGATGCCGTTCGAGCCAGTGCAGTCATGTATATAGTCCCTATTATGGCGATACTGTGGGATTTTATTTTCTTCCACAATCGCCCACAATGGACAGAAGGTTTAGGCATTATTACGATCTTATTAGGCGTCATTTTAATACAACTACCCAAAAACAGACGCCTTCAACCAACGCCTTGA
- the fis gene encoding DNA-binding transcriptional regulator Fis, translating to MQNAIDQLPVLSIQASPSTDTAQQPLKTYVKRALENYFSHLTTENNLSSTPPKLDLYGLVLSEVEYPLLEIVLQQTRGNQTRAAKLLGISRGTLRKKLKQYDLA from the coding sequence ATGCAAAATGCAATTGATCAACTACCCGTTCTATCCATTCAAGCTAGTCCTAGCACAGATACCGCTCAACAACCCTTAAAAACTTACGTGAAACGGGCATTAGAAAATTATTTTTCACATTTAACGACTGAAAATAACTTGTCTTCTACACCACCTAAACTGGATCTTTATGGACTCGTTTTAAGTGAGGTTGAATACCCGTTACTAGAAATTGTGTTACAACAAACCCGAGGCAACCAAACCAGAGCAGCAAAATTGCTTGGGATTAGCCGAGGTACGCTGCGCAAAAAATTAAAACAATATGATCTTGCATAA
- the dsbD gene encoding protein-disulfide reductase DsbD translates to MLFFSKFIKIFVLGSLLGGVFTTSYADEPLPVEQVFQVTTKQLDAQTMSVHWAIKPGYYLYREKMHFESDQPIKSVVLPPGIPKHNKFLNNYQVYQSGTTVLLKFIHPLKNTLKLSIHYQGCAAAGFCYPPVTRQLTLSLQKGVGTSQSTAKGEQGKAMRLLASHNIGLILLGFFGFGLLLSLTPCVLPLIPVLSAIILGQKQQLTTLKAFSLSLTYVLAMALTYALAGVFAGLAGSYLQSFLQSPWVIIFVSLVFVFLAFSLFGFYDLQLPASWQEKLNNLTNRQQGGNYWGVALMGCLSTLVISPCITAPLVGVLTYIGNTGNAVLGGFALFILGLGSGVPLLIIGTSAGKWLPKSGPWMNGVKIVLGIMMLVMAGWLLLRIVPQNLQPFNGFKSQQAAVNGNFQAIKGIPDLNRALIKAKQENKPVLLDFYANWCISCKEMEHAVFPESQVKSLLSRFIVLRADVTANDAIDKALEKKFNVIAPPTFLFFTPDGRELNEQRIVGQLGHQAFAKHLQQVLSSK, encoded by the coding sequence TTGTTATTTTTTTCTAAATTCATTAAAATTTTCGTATTAGGGTCACTATTAGGCGGGGTATTCACTACCAGCTATGCAGACGAACCTCTACCGGTGGAACAGGTTTTTCAAGTAACAACCAAGCAACTCGATGCCCAAACAATGTCAGTTCACTGGGCTATAAAGCCGGGTTACTATCTTTATCGTGAAAAAATGCATTTTGAGAGTGATCAACCTATAAAATCTGTGGTTTTACCGCCGGGTATTCCTAAACACAATAAATTTCTCAATAACTATCAAGTCTATCAAAGTGGAACGACCGTTTTATTAAAGTTTATTCATCCTTTAAAAAATACCTTAAAGCTTAGCATCCATTATCAGGGCTGCGCAGCGGCTGGTTTTTGCTATCCGCCGGTTACTCGCCAATTGACTTTATCTTTGCAGAAGGGAGTAGGTACGAGTCAATCGACAGCAAAAGGCGAGCAAGGCAAAGCAATGCGTTTATTGGCTAGCCATAATATTGGCTTAATTTTATTAGGTTTTTTTGGTTTTGGTTTATTGTTATCACTAACCCCTTGTGTTCTTCCCCTGATCCCGGTGTTATCCGCCATTATTTTAGGCCAGAAGCAACAATTAACGACGCTAAAAGCTTTTAGTTTATCGTTAACCTATGTGCTCGCAATGGCGTTAACGTATGCGCTGGCAGGTGTTTTTGCTGGGTTAGCCGGTAGTTATTTGCAATCGTTTTTACAAAGTCCGTGGGTGATTATTTTTGTCAGTTTAGTGTTTGTATTCCTGGCTTTTTCTTTATTTGGTTTTTATGACTTACAGCTTCCGGCCAGTTGGCAGGAAAAACTAAATAATTTAACCAATCGTCAACAGGGAGGAAATTATTGGGGTGTTGCCTTGATGGGTTGTTTATCCACGTTGGTTATTTCGCCTTGTATCACAGCGCCGTTGGTCGGTGTATTAACGTATATTGGGAATACCGGTAACGCGGTGTTAGGTGGTTTTGCGTTGTTTATTTTAGGTTTGGGTTCGGGTGTGCCCTTGTTAATTATTGGTACCTCCGCAGGGAAATGGTTACCTAAATCGGGTCCTTGGATGAATGGGGTGAAAATAGTCTTGGGGATAATGATGTTAGTTATGGCTGGCTGGTTATTATTACGCATTGTTCCGCAAAATTTACAGCCTTTTAATGGGTTTAAATCACAGCAAGCTGCGGTTAATGGTAATTTTCAGGCGATTAAAGGTATTCCGGATCTCAATCGAGCGCTGATTAAAGCGAAACAAGAAAATAAACCAGTATTATTAGATTTTTATGCGAACTGGTGTATATCGTGCAAAGAAATGGAGCATGCGGTATTTCCTGAATCGCAGGTGAAATCGTTGTTATCTCGTTTTATCGTATTACGTGCTGATGTCACGGCAAATGATGCTATTGATAAAGCATTAGAGAAAAAATTTAATGTGATTGCGCCACCGACGTTTTTATTTTTTACGCCGGATGGTAGAGAATTAAATGAGCAAAGGATAGTGGGCCAATTAGGTCATCAAGCGTTTGCCAAGCATTTGCAGCAGGTTTTATCCTCTAAATAG
- a CDS encoding Hpt domain-containing protein, whose translation MTPSTLQDFVLIDIDKAIHLMGDKEFIKEIFQLFTDNLTAYLAILKQHYQARNWSAIQAIAYKWRVEASYCGANRLGKVCQQLETLLQRRLFEEAEMYYQSLLEAAVATKEAAKNAITALIN comes from the coding sequence ATGACACCTTCTACTTTACAAGATTTCGTACTCATAGATATTGATAAAGCTATACACTTAATGGGTGATAAAGAGTTTATTAAGGAAATTTTTCAATTATTTACGGATAATCTCACGGCATATTTAGCGATACTAAAACAACATTATCAAGCTAGAAATTGGTCAGCTATTCAAGCGATAGCTTATAAATGGAGAGTTGAGGCAAGTTATTGTGGCGCCAACCGATTAGGAAAAGTCTGCCAACAATTAGAAACATTGTTGCAAAGAAGATTATTTGAAGAAGCTGAAATGTACTATCAATCGTTGCTGGAGGCGGCAGTAGCAACCAAAGAGGCCGCAAAAAATGCGATCACGGCGCTAATTAATTAG